The following proteins come from a genomic window of Streptomyces liliiviolaceus:
- a CDS encoding MFS transporter, with product MGAEMRRIHVGNALSAFGLGFTVPYLYVYVAQVRDLGAMTAGLVLAVFAVAALVVLPFAGRAIVRRGPMPVLLLALVTAAVGSLSLGLASTSTTVLMSAAALGAGQAVMQPALATMIVDCSTAETRSRAFATQFFLQNLGLGVGGLIGGHLVDASRASSFTLLFAIEAAMFLLLVVVMATVRMPRAPMVEDAPGQARGSWKQLLGNRAMVQLCVVGFVLFFACYGQFESGLSAYGVEAAGISTSALGTALAANTAMIVVAQFAVLKFVERRKRSRVIAAVGLIWALAWVIAGYAGLGHVSQTMATAAFVSTYALFGLGEAMLSPTVAPLVADLAPSGLAGQYNSAFALVKQLALAVGPAVGGPMGASLHAPYIVTFLLFSLGITFLAVRLGRQLTPVQNQPSLAKSRVVVRGGASAESVQTAA from the coding sequence ATGGGCGCGGAGATGCGCCGGATCCATGTGGGCAACGCACTCAGCGCGTTCGGCCTCGGCTTTACCGTCCCGTACTTGTACGTCTATGTGGCGCAGGTACGGGATCTCGGTGCCATGACGGCGGGTCTCGTGCTCGCCGTCTTCGCCGTGGCCGCGCTCGTGGTGCTGCCGTTCGCCGGGCGGGCCATCGTCCGGCGGGGGCCGATGCCCGTGCTGCTCCTCGCCCTGGTCACCGCCGCCGTCGGTTCGCTGAGTCTGGGACTGGCGAGCACATCCACGACCGTACTGATGTCGGCTGCCGCGCTCGGGGCCGGGCAGGCCGTGATGCAGCCCGCGCTGGCGACGATGATCGTCGACTGCTCGACCGCCGAGACCCGCTCACGTGCCTTCGCCACGCAGTTCTTCCTGCAGAACCTCGGCCTCGGCGTCGGCGGGCTCATCGGCGGTCACCTCGTCGACGCCTCGCGGGCGAGCTCGTTCACCCTGCTCTTCGCGATCGAGGCGGCGATGTTCCTGCTGCTCGTGGTGGTCATGGCGACCGTACGGATGCCGCGGGCGCCCATGGTCGAGGATGCACCGGGGCAGGCCAGGGGCAGCTGGAAGCAACTGCTCGGCAACCGGGCCATGGTGCAGCTGTGCGTGGTCGGTTTCGTGCTGTTCTTCGCCTGCTACGGGCAGTTCGAGTCGGGATTGAGCGCGTACGGCGTCGAGGCGGCCGGTATCTCCACCTCCGCGCTCGGGACGGCTCTCGCCGCGAACACGGCGATGATCGTCGTCGCGCAGTTCGCCGTGCTGAAGTTCGTCGAGCGGCGCAAGCGGTCCCGGGTGATCGCCGCGGTGGGTCTGATCTGGGCTCTCGCCTGGGTCATCGCCGGGTACGCGGGTCTCGGGCACGTCAGTCAGACCATGGCGACGGCCGCGTTCGTGTCGACGTACGCGCTGTTCGGGCTCGGGGAGGCGATGCTGTCGCCGACCGTGGCTCCGCTGGTCGCGGATCTCGCGCCGAGCGGGCTGGCCGGTCAGTACAACTCGGCCTTCGCCCTGGTGAAGCAGCTGGCCCTCGCGGTCGGTCCGGCGGTGGGCGGCCCGATGGGTGCCTCGCTGCACGCTCCGTACATCGTGACGTTCCTGCTGTTCTCGCTGGGGATCACGTTTCTGGCGGTGCGGCTGGGGCGGCAGCTCACTCCTGTGCAGAACCAGCCCTCGCTCGCGAAGAGCCGGGTCGTGGTGCGGGGCGGGGCTTCCGCGGAGTCGGTGCAGACCGCGGCCTGA
- a CDS encoding ATP-binding SpoIIE family protein phosphatase produces the protein MNFTRWSARLPGTQRRAAARADGLPTALPSESSVPAARAERPNAEGTSVALAPAVDELPVREVLDRIPALVALVHGPEHRLAYVNDAYVTAFGVRPPGEPAREALPELAEIGLLPLLDQVLRSSKPRTVKSRKVPGGRSYTFTCTPVEVSATPEGGGVLIFAADVTDHAEAAERLRASERRQRETAVTLQRSLLPQELEEPDDLRVAATYHPGGTEAAVGGDWYDVITLGGGRTALVIGDVMGRGIRAAAVMGQLRTAVRAYARLDLPPHEVLQLLDGLAMEIDANQIATCVYAVHDPNEGRLVYASAGHLPILVRDESGTVHRADEPTGPPLGTGGWMHASGSVPLGPGSTAVLYTDGLVERRDADLDEGIASLEGALAGATGTPQVVCDRLVRSMGVTAEHDDDVAVLVLQHPARTGPDGDLFRNAALELLGGTEAAPRARAFASGVLTSWRFAPDLHDLGVLAASELVANSLQHGTPPMRLRLRRTDRRLIVEVTDGDDHLPRRRRAEPADESGRGIAIIATIASNWGSRRAPGGGKAVWCEFALPRTT, from the coding sequence GTGAACTTCACGCGCTGGAGCGCCCGACTCCCCGGAACGCAGCGCCGCGCGGCGGCGCGGGCCGACGGACTGCCCACGGCACTCCCCTCGGAGAGCTCCGTGCCCGCGGCACGGGCCGAGCGGCCGAACGCCGAGGGGACCTCGGTCGCGCTCGCCCCCGCCGTGGACGAGCTGCCGGTCCGTGAGGTCCTGGACCGCATCCCGGCCCTCGTCGCCCTCGTCCACGGACCGGAGCACCGCCTCGCGTACGTGAACGACGCCTATGTGACGGCTTTCGGAGTCCGCCCGCCCGGCGAGCCCGCGCGCGAGGCGCTGCCCGAGCTGGCCGAGATCGGCCTCCTGCCGCTCCTGGACCAGGTCCTGCGCAGCTCCAAGCCGCGTACGGTCAAGTCCCGCAAGGTCCCCGGCGGCCGCTCGTACACGTTCACGTGCACGCCCGTCGAGGTCTCGGCCACCCCTGAAGGGGGCGGCGTACTCATCTTCGCGGCGGACGTCACCGACCACGCCGAGGCCGCCGAGCGGCTGCGGGCCAGCGAGCGCCGGCAGCGCGAGACCGCCGTCACCCTCCAGCGCTCCCTGCTCCCCCAGGAGCTGGAGGAGCCGGACGACCTGCGCGTCGCCGCGACCTACCACCCCGGCGGCACGGAGGCCGCGGTCGGCGGCGACTGGTACGACGTGATCACTCTCGGCGGAGGCCGCACCGCCCTCGTCATCGGCGACGTGATGGGCCGCGGCATCCGTGCGGCGGCCGTCATGGGCCAGCTCCGCACGGCGGTCCGCGCGTACGCCCGCCTGGACCTGCCCCCGCACGAGGTCCTCCAGCTCCTCGACGGCCTCGCCATGGAGATCGACGCCAACCAGATCGCCACCTGCGTGTACGCGGTCCACGACCCGAACGAGGGACGGCTGGTGTACGCGTCCGCCGGCCACCTCCCGATCCTCGTACGCGACGAGAGCGGCACCGTCCACCGCGCCGACGAGCCCACCGGCCCTCCGCTCGGCACGGGCGGCTGGATGCACGCCTCCGGCTCGGTGCCCCTGGGCCCCGGCTCCACCGCCGTCCTCTACACGGACGGCCTGGTCGAGCGCCGGGACGCCGACCTCGACGAGGGGATCGCCTCCCTGGAGGGCGCACTCGCCGGCGCCACGGGCACACCCCAGGTGGTCTGCGACCGCCTGGTCCGCTCGATGGGCGTCACGGCCGAGCACGACGACGACGTCGCCGTCCTGGTCCTCCAGCACCCGGCGCGTACGGGCCCCGACGGCGACCTCTTCCGCAACGCGGCCCTGGAGCTGCTCGGCGGCACGGAAGCGGCCCCACGCGCGCGTGCGTTCGCCTCCGGCGTCCTCACCAGCTGGCGCTTCGCACCCGATCTGCACGACCTGGGCGTGCTGGCCGCCAGCGAACTCGTCGCGAACTCCCTCCAGCACGGCACCCCGCCGATGCGGCTGAGACTGCGCCGCACCGACCGCCGGCTGATCGTGGAGGTAACCGACGGCGACGACCACCTGCCGCGCCGCCGCCGCGCCGAACCGGCCGACGAGTCCGGCCGCGGCATCGCGATCATCGCCACGATCGCCTCGAACTGGGGCTCCCGCCGTGCCCCGGGCGGGGGCAAGGCGGTGTGGTGCGAGTTCGCACTCCCCCGCACCACCTGA
- a CDS encoding NAD(P)/FAD-dependent oxidoreductase, translating to MKERARILVVGGGYVGMYTALRLQQKLKQELKRGDVEITVVTPDPYMTYQPFLPEAAAGSISPRHVVVPLRRVLDRCRVVIGEATSIDHAKRTATVATLATEEEGTGPDQLSYDELVLAPGSVSRTLPIPGLAEFAIGFKTVEEAIGLRNHVIEQMDIASSTRDPAIRDAALTFVFVGGGYAGVEALGELEDMARYASRYYHNVKADDMKWILVEASDRILPEVGEEMGKYTVTQLRRRNIDVRLRTRLDSCTDRVAVLSDGARFPTRTVVWTAGVKPHPILAATDLPLNERGRLRCTAELTVDGATHAWAAGDAAAVPDVTASGPGTETAPNAQHAVRQAKVLGDNIARSLRGEQLETYSHKYVGSVASLGLHKGVAHVYGRKLKGYPAWFMHRVYHLSRVPTFNRKARVLAEWTLSGLFKREIVSLGSLEHPRAEFELAAGGKPPQDHPKG from the coding sequence GTGAAGGAACGTGCGCGCATTCTCGTTGTCGGCGGCGGCTACGTCGGGATGTACACCGCCCTGCGTCTCCAGCAGAAGCTCAAACAGGAGCTGAAACGGGGGGACGTGGAGATCACCGTGGTCACTCCCGACCCATACATGACCTACCAACCCTTCCTGCCGGAGGCGGCCGCGGGCTCCATCTCGCCGCGCCACGTCGTCGTACCCCTGCGCCGCGTCCTGGACCGGTGCCGCGTCGTCATCGGCGAGGCCACGTCGATCGACCACGCCAAGCGCACCGCGACCGTCGCGACCCTCGCCACCGAGGAGGAGGGCACGGGCCCCGACCAGCTCTCGTACGACGAACTCGTGCTGGCCCCCGGCTCCGTGTCGCGCACCCTCCCGATCCCCGGTCTCGCCGAGTTCGCCATCGGCTTCAAGACCGTCGAGGAGGCCATCGGTCTGCGCAACCACGTCATCGAGCAGATGGACATCGCCTCCTCCACCCGCGACCCCGCGATCCGTGACGCCGCCCTGACCTTCGTCTTCGTAGGAGGCGGTTACGCAGGAGTGGAGGCGCTCGGCGAGCTGGAGGACATGGCCCGCTACGCCTCCCGCTACTACCACAACGTCAAGGCCGACGACATGAAGTGGATCCTCGTCGAGGCCTCGGACCGCATCCTCCCCGAGGTCGGCGAGGAGATGGGCAAGTACACCGTCACCCAGCTGCGCCGCCGCAACATCGACGTACGCCTGCGGACCCGGCTCGACTCGTGCACCGACCGAGTCGCCGTCCTCAGCGACGGGGCCCGCTTCCCGACCCGCACGGTCGTGTGGACCGCGGGCGTCAAGCCCCACCCGATCCTCGCGGCCACCGACCTGCCGCTGAACGAACGCGGCAGGCTGAGGTGCACCGCCGAGCTGACCGTGGACGGCGCCACGCACGCGTGGGCCGCGGGCGACGCCGCCGCCGTACCCGACGTGACCGCGTCCGGGCCCGGCACGGAGACGGCTCCCAACGCCCAGCACGCCGTCCGCCAGGCCAAGGTCCTCGGCGACAACATCGCCCGCTCCCTGCGCGGCGAGCAGCTGGAGACGTACTCCCACAAGTACGTGGGTTCGGTCGCCTCCCTGGGGCTGCACAAGGGTGTCGCGCACGTCTACGGACGCAAGCTGAAGGGATACCCTGCCTGGTTCATGCACCGCGTCTACCACCTGAGCCGGGTGCCCACCTTCAACCGAAAAGCCCGTGTGCTCGCCGAATGGACCCTGTCGGGCCTCTTCAAGAGGGAGATCGTCTCCCTCGGTTCGCTCGAACATCCCCGCGCGGAGTTCGAACTCGCGGCCGGTGGAAAGCCTCCTCAGGACCACCCGAAGGGGTAG
- a CDS encoding TetR/AcrR family transcriptional regulator, which yields MHIQDTHWTSASALPTGGATGAAAGNGRAGDVSRTTPLRVDAQRNLEHVLRAAREVFGELGYGAPMEDVARRARVGVGTVYRRFPSKDVLVRRIAEEETSRLTDQARSALGQEDEPWSALSRFLRTSVASGAGRLLPPQVLRVGVGEDGSVLDGSAVLDGAAVRDGARVPQQRSQPGGPDLRLVEQRPASLGEQPDEDDAGAAQLLEVVGRLVDRARGAGELRADVTVSDVLLVIATAAPSLPDAAQQAAASARLLDILLEGLRSRPA from the coding sequence ATGCATATTCAGGACACTCATTGGACATCCGCGTCCGCTCTTCCAACGGGCGGCGCGACCGGGGCGGCGGCGGGGAACGGACGCGCGGGGGACGTATCGCGCACCACGCCGCTGCGGGTGGACGCACAGCGCAATCTGGAGCACGTACTGCGCGCGGCACGTGAGGTCTTCGGGGAGCTGGGGTACGGCGCTCCCATGGAGGACGTGGCACGGCGCGCGCGGGTCGGTGTCGGCACGGTGTACCGGCGCTTTCCGAGCAAGGACGTCCTGGTCCGGCGTATCGCCGAGGAGGAGACCTCCCGGCTGACCGATCAGGCGCGTTCCGCGCTCGGGCAGGAGGACGAGCCGTGGTCGGCGCTCTCGCGCTTCCTGCGGACGTCGGTCGCCTCGGGCGCCGGGCGGCTGCTGCCGCCGCAGGTGCTGCGGGTGGGGGTCGGCGAGGACGGTTCGGTACTCGACGGTTCGGCGGTGCTCGACGGGGCCGCGGTGCGTGACGGGGCGCGGGTGCCGCAGCAGCGGTCCCAGCCCGGCGGGCCCGATCTGCGGCTCGTGGAGCAGCGGCCGGCTTCCCTCGGGGAGCAGCCGGACGAGGACGACGCCGGGGCGGCGCAGCTGCTTGAGGTCGTGGGGCGGCTGGTGGACCGGGCGCGTGGGGCGGGTGAGCTGCGGGCGGATGTGACGGTGTCCGATGTGCTGCTCGTGATAGCTACGGCTGCGCCCTCGTTGCCTGATGCTGCGCAGCAGGCTGCGGCGTCTGCGCGGCTGTTGGACATCCTGCTTGAAGGGTTGCGGTCTCGTCCCGCGTAG
- a CDS encoding sigma-70 family RNA polymerase sigma factor has product MSVDEQDEPLDSAVPEAVVPPQRERRGQGDGGVLPPPAEPVELPPADAELIGWMRSGDDTAYEELYRRHADAVRRYARTCCRDAHTADDLTAEVFARMLQAVRGGSGPEHSVRAYLLTTVRRVAAGWTKSARREHLVDDFAVFAAQAARGSELSDDTASEELGADVRAMHEAEQSMAMQAFRSLPERWQAVLWHTEVEDESPSEVATLFGLDANGTRVLASRAREGLKQAYLQAHVSATLTADEECARYADRLGAYARGGLRTRAERGLRKHLEECARCRLAAGQIKDVANGIPAVVPVAVIGWFGAAGYAKAAALIAGGTGVGAAGAAGAASAAGGGSGGAGAGGAAAEGLGAPAKAGIVAGVVAAAVASVVFALAGDDATVKKDEAGPRPPDPVVEPNVPSPPPSPSRSPKPPKAEPAPVEAAAAPKPRPTPTPTRTPAPEPTPKPKPKPKPTPTPTPTPKPTPPPAPPPPPPAPEDFRWNQLEYGVTGDGTEPEMRLGESSWVWQRYGMSVAGKRYTNGVTVHGASSVTIDLNRACISYDAMAGVDDLTMGLGQVRFSVFADGVRRWQSGLVRGGQAAVPVHVDLTGRKTIRLVVEPRSGFGTAALADWADSRFRCR; this is encoded by the coding sequence ATGAGCGTTGACGAGCAGGACGAGCCACTCGACAGCGCCGTACCGGAAGCCGTTGTTCCGCCGCAGCGCGAGCGGCGTGGGCAGGGTGACGGCGGAGTGTTGCCGCCTCCTGCCGAGCCCGTCGAACTGCCGCCCGCGGACGCCGAGTTGATCGGGTGGATGCGGTCGGGCGACGACACCGCCTACGAGGAGCTGTACCGGCGGCACGCGGACGCCGTCCGCCGGTACGCGCGCACCTGCTGCCGCGACGCCCACACCGCGGACGACCTCACCGCAGAGGTCTTCGCCCGCATGCTCCAGGCCGTCCGCGGCGGCAGCGGCCCCGAGCACTCAGTACGCGCCTATCTGCTGACGACCGTACGACGCGTCGCCGCCGGCTGGACCAAGTCGGCGCGGCGGGAGCATCTGGTCGACGACTTCGCCGTGTTCGCGGCGCAGGCCGCGCGCGGCTCCGAGCTGTCCGACGACACCGCCTCCGAGGAACTGGGCGCGGACGTACGGGCCATGCACGAGGCCGAGCAGTCCATGGCCATGCAGGCGTTCCGGTCGCTGCCGGAGCGCTGGCAGGCCGTGCTGTGGCACACCGAGGTCGAGGACGAGTCGCCCAGCGAGGTCGCCACGCTCTTCGGCCTGGACGCCAACGGCACGCGCGTACTGGCCAGTCGGGCCCGCGAAGGCCTCAAGCAGGCCTATCTGCAGGCCCATGTGAGCGCCACGCTCACTGCGGACGAGGAGTGCGCGCGCTACGCCGACCGGCTCGGCGCGTACGCACGCGGCGGGCTGCGCACGCGCGCCGAGCGCGGGCTGCGCAAGCACCTGGAGGAGTGCGCCAGGTGCCGGCTCGCCGCCGGTCAGATCAAGGACGTCGCGAACGGGATTCCGGCGGTGGTGCCGGTCGCGGTCATCGGCTGGTTCGGCGCCGCCGGGTACGCGAAGGCGGCCGCCCTCATCGCCGGTGGGACCGGCGTGGGCGCGGCCGGGGCCGCGGGCGCCGCGTCCGCGGCCGGTGGCGGCTCGGGGGGCGCGGGGGCCGGCGGGGCCGCGGCGGAAGGGCTGGGCGCGCCCGCGAAGGCCGGCATCGTCGCGGGGGTCGTCGCGGCGGCCGTCGCCTCGGTGGTGTTCGCGCTCGCGGGCGACGACGCGACGGTGAAGAAGGACGAGGCCGGCCCGCGCCCGCCCGACCCGGTCGTCGAGCCGAACGTGCCGTCACCGCCGCCGTCGCCCTCCCGGTCCCCGAAGCCGCCGAAGGCCGAACCCGCTCCCGTGGAGGCCGCGGCGGCGCCGAAGCCGAGACCTACACCGACACCGACTCGTACGCCGGCGCCCGAACCCACCCCCAAGCCGAAACCGAAGCCGAAGCCGACGCCCACTCCGACCCCTACACCGAAGCCCACACCGCCCCCCGCTCCCCCTCCGCCGCCACCGGCCCCCGAGGACTTCCGGTGGAACCAGCTGGAGTACGGCGTCACCGGGGACGGCACCGAGCCCGAGATGCGGCTCGGCGAGAGCAGCTGGGTCTGGCAGCGGTACGGCATGTCCGTCGCCGGCAAGCGGTACACGAACGGTGTCACCGTGCACGGCGCCTCCTCGGTCACCATCGATCTCAACCGCGCGTGCATCTCGTACGACGCGATGGCCGGCGTGGACGACCTGACGATGGGCCTCGGGCAGGTGCGGTTCTCCGTGTTCGCGGACGGTGTGCGCAGGTGGCAGTCGGGGCTGGTCCGGGGAGGCCAGGCCGCGGTGCCCGTGCACGTCGATCTGACGGGCAGGAAGACGATCCGCCTGGTCGTCGAACCGCGCTCCGGCTTCGGCACGGCGGCCCTGGCGGACTGGGCCGACTCACGCTTCCGGTGCCGGTGA